One Oncorhynchus nerka isolate Pitt River linkage group LG5, Oner_Uvic_2.0, whole genome shotgun sequence genomic window carries:
- the LOC115116819 gene encoding leucine-rich repeat transmembrane protein FLRT1-like: protein MAAESLAELRDWLFLLLLCLTLLAEMLELAAAAVAMEEGEEDFLCPLVCRCDEGFVYCNDRSLSMIPPLPLTATVLYLQSNRLANSGLPPSLERSSSIRVVYLYANQLDEFPIHLPPSLRELHLQDNNIRTLPRTVLARLPLLERLHLDDNSISTVSIQERAFSGTPRLRLLFLSRNHLSSIPAGLPASLEELRLDDNRINTIPTHAFRGLALLRRLVLDGNLLANTRIADDTFSRLANLTELSLVRNALQAPPINLPSTHLLRLHLQDNGLIHMPRGTLDGMRRLQRLDLSGNNLTTLPRGLLRDTDGLELLLLRGNPWYCGCNLLWLHAWLYGRGAAVTVRGLTCHGPEVVRGQALRDLSGLMDQCEGPPGGVNTVSSTTTTSPPSQGSMFTLRAMRPGLVMPPGGGEAGGQASHNALELTVKPLSADSVQVTWLCPQPAPSFRLSWLRLGSSAALGSITETLVPGERQQYLLTQLTPRSHYLVCLLPLRSTSSHSGGSQRGQQQEKDTTDQTPVCAQIETGEALRPEGGDGGDDSDTEMAALPLAEIIGGATALVSLILIFGIFCWYGQRAGYVSGETDSYGVRGQRGVGMGKPYDDYVESGTKKDTSILEIRSPGLAMTPMMTHQPLQPKGGEDVTYVHTIFPSSHGNGTYRSNQSHNGIITQLGHTAGYGTNRGYREQGMIPDIDYSYT, encoded by the exons ATGGCTGCCGAGAGTCTGGCAGAGCTCCGTGATTGGCTCTTCCTGCTCCTCCTGTGCCTGACTCTACTGGCTGAGATGCTGGAGTTGGCGGCGGCAGCAGTTGCCATGGAGGAGGGCGAGGAAGACTTCCTGTGCCCGTTGGTGTGCCGGTGTGACGAAGGCTTTGTCTACTGTAACGACCGGAGCCTGAGCATGATCCCTCCTCTACCGTTAACAGCTACCGTTCTCTACCTACAGAGCAACCGGTTGGCCAACTCCGGCCTGCCTCCATCGTTAGAGCGCAGCAGTAGCATCCGTGTGGTCTACCTTTACGCCAACCAACTAGACGAGTTTCCTATACACCTGCCGCCGTCGCTACGGGAACTACACCTGCAGGACAACAACATTCGGACGTTGCCGCGCACGGTGTTGGCCAGGTTACCGTTGCTAGAGAGGCTACACCTGGACGACAACTCCATCTCCACGGTGAGCATTCAGGAGCGGGCCTTCTCCGGCACGCCGCGGCTGAGGTTACTCTTCCTCTCCCGGAACCACCTGTCCAGCATCCCAGCCGGCCTCCCGGCTTCTTTAGAGGAGCTGAGGTTAGACGACAACCGCATCAACACCATCCCCACCCACGCCTTCCGGGGCCTGGCCTTACTGAGACGCCTGGTCCTGGACGGGAATCTTCTGGCCAACACCCGCATCGCCGATGACACCTTCTCCCGCCTGGCCAACCTCACGGAGCTGTCGCTGGTCCGCAATGCCCTGCAGGCCCCGCCCATCAACCTTCCCAGCACACACTTGCTAAGGCTGCACCTGCAGGACAACGGGCTGATCCACATGCCCCGGGGGACCCTGGACGGGATGAGGAGGCTGCAGAGGCTGGACCTGTCAG GGAACAACCTGACCACACTGCCCCGGGGGCTGCTGAGGGACACGGACGGCCTAGAGCTGTTGCTGCTCCGGGGGAACCCCTGGTACTGTGGCTGCAACCTGCTCTGGCTCCACGCCTGGCTGTATGGCCGAGGGGCAGCAGTGACAGTACGGGGCCTGACCTGCCACGGGCCGGAGGTGGTTCGAGGCCAGGCACTCAGGGACCTCTCTGGGCTCATGGACCAGTGTGAAGGCCCACCAGGAGGGGTGAACACTGTCTCTAGTACTACCACCACCTCCCCCCCCAGCCAGGGCTCTATGTTTACCCTCAGGGCCATGCGGCCAGGCCTGGTGATGCCACCGGGAGGAGGAGAGGCGGGGGGGCAGGCCTCACACAACGCTCTAGAACTCACGGTGAAGCCCCTGTCTGCGGACAGCGTGCAGGTGACGTGGCTGTGCCCACAGCCAGCGCCCTCTTTCCGGCTGTCGTGGTTGAGGCTGGGCAGCAGCGCCGCTCTGGGTTCCATCACAGAGACGCTGGTACCCGGGGAGAGACAGCAGTACCTACTAACCCAGCTCACGCCACGATCACACTACCTCGTCTGCCTGCTCCCCCTGCGCTCCACCTCCTCCCACTCTGGAGGGTCACAGAGAGGACAGCAGCAGGAAAAGGACACAACAGACCAGACCCCCGTCTGCGCTCAGATAGAGACGGGGGAGGCTCTGCGCCCCGAGGGGGGAGACGGGGGTGATGACTCAGACACAGAGATGGCAGCCCTCCCCCTGGCCGAGATCATTGGCGGAGCCACGGCCCTGGTCTCCCTCATACTCATCTTCGGCATCTTCTGCTGGTACGGCCAGCGCGCCGGGTATGTCTCCGGGGAAACAGACTCCTATGGGGTCCGAGGACAGCGCGGAGTCGGAATGGGGAAGCCATACGATGACTACGTGGAGTCGGGCACTAAGAAGGACACCTCCATCCTGGAGATCAGGAGCCCCGGCTTGGCTATGACGCCCATGATGACCCATCAGCCCCTGCAACCCAAAGGAGGGGAAGATGTGACCTACGTGCACACCATCTTTCCCTCATCGCACGGTAATGGCACCTACCGGAGCAACCAGAGTCACAACGGCATCATCACCCAACTGGGTCACACGGCGGGCTACGGGACCAACCGGGGTTACCGGGAGCAAGGGATGATCCCGGATATAGACTACTCCTACACGTGA